From Antricoccus suffuscus:
CGCCGAGATGACCGACACCGCGAAGTCGTCCGACTCTCAGGGCGCGGACGACTTCGCGCCGGTGCCCGGCCGGTGGTACAAGCACATCGCGATTCGAGTCGCGGTGCGCATCGCTATCGCCATCCTCGGCGCGGTCCTCGGCGTACTCATCGGCGGCCACACGACCGCCGAGATCGGCCCGATGACGGTCAACGCTCAGCTCACGTTCGGCTGGGGCGGAGCGACGGTCAACATCCCACCACTCGGCGCCCTCAATGTCGACGCGTACGACGGCCCGCTCAACCTCGACATGACCGTGCTGCAGATCGACGAGAAGAAGGCAACGCAAGTAGTCAACGGCGGCGCCAGCCTCGATCAACTCACCTCGGAGATCGGGTCCGACGTACGGTCGGCCATCATCGAACTCCTTGTGCAGTCGATGATCTGGGCGATTGTGGGCGCGGCGGCGATGAGTCTGCTGGTCTTCCGCCGTACCCGCGATGTCTTTATTTCAGCCGGTACGTCGATCGCACTGGTGCTTGCCACTCTCGCATTCGGCTATGCGACGTTTGATGCCAAGAAGCTCCAAGAACCGCGCTATACGGGCCTTTTGACGCAAGCGCCGGCACTCTTCGGCGACGCCGAGCACCTTGCCGATAAGTTCGCCGACTACCGCAAGTCACTGGTGAAGCTGGTGCAAAACGTCTCAACGCTGTACGCGGCCGTCTCCACCTTGCCGGCCAACCCGGCCAACAGCGACGTCATCCGCGTCCTGCACGTGTCGGACATGCATCTCAACCCGGCCGGGTTCGATCTGGTCAAAAACTTGACTAAGCAGTTCAACATCGATTTCATCGTCGATACCGGGGATCTGGTCGACTGGGGCAGCGCTCCGGAGGACCAGCTGCTTAACCAGATTGGCGGCTACGGCGTCCCCTACGTCTATGTGCGCGGCAACCACGACTCGACGACGACCCAGGCCAAGGTGACGAGTGAGCCGAACGCCGTCGTGCTGGACAACTCGTTGACCGAAGTCGGTGGACTGACGATCGCTGGTATCGGTGACCCGCGGTTCACCCCAGACTTGACCACGTCGTACAGCAAGACCGAAAAGCAGCTTCTCAGTGACACAACCAAGAAACTCAAGACGACCATCGACGAGTCGAAAACAACGCCCGATATGGTCCTCATCCACGACCCGGAGCCGGCGAACATCCTGAAGGACTCCACGCCGCTGATCTTGGCCGGCCACAAACACAAGCGCAGCGTCAAGGCACTCGATAAGGACACGCTGCTGATGGTCGAGGGATCCACCGGTGGCGCAGGGCTGCGCGGCCTCGAGGGCGAGAAGCCAACGCCGCTCGAGGCCGACGTACTTTACTTCGACAAGAAGACCAAGGAACTGCAGGCGTACGACGAGATCACCGTCGGCGGTCTCGGCCTGACGCAGGTGAGCATCGAGCGCAAGGTCGCGCCGGTTGCCGGCAAGGAGGCCGAGAAGTCCGCCGAGAGCGCCGCCAGCGAGTCCGCCGGAAGCTCGTCAGGCGAGTCCGGAGGATCGGGTGGGTCCAGCGGATCCGGCGGCTCCAGCGAGCCCAGCACGCCGAAGCCGACGGACAGTCAGCCCGCGCCAGCGTCCCCCGGTGGCTGACGATTGCGGGGTTCCGGCGTACCTGTGACCCCCCTCTGGGAGGTTGATGACCCATCAAGTATGCTTTTGCAGCCCCAAACGCGCGGCGGTAATCCCGAATGCTCGGAGCCGAAACGCGACGAGGTAAGGCCCCATCGTCTAGCGGTCCAGGACTCTGCCCTTTCACGGCAGCAGCACGGGTTCGAACCCCGTTGGGGTCACGCAGTAGTATGGGTCGCTGTTGACAACAGCATCCTGCACGACCAGCACCATCTGAATAAACGAACAGCAGTACAAGCAAGGCCCTGTGGCGCAGTTGGTTAGCGCGCCGCCCTGTCACGGCGGAGGTCGCGGGTTCGAGTCCCGTCAGGGTCGCTCATAATAGAGCGATGGTAGGCAGTACGACGTATTGACTACCGCACGGCCAGGTAGCTCAGTTGGTACGAGCGTCCGACTGAAAATCGGAAGGTCGACGGTTCGACCCCGTCCCTGGCCACTTCCCGAAACCGCAGTTCAGGAATTTCCTGAACTGCGGTTCTCGCGTTTGTATCGCAGAGTCCGGTGTCCTAGGCTCGGTCGAGTGTCACCACGCGCACTCCGGATTCGAGGAGCAGCGCATCGACCGCCGTGAACAACGTCGGCTCAAACGGGCCATCGAACATTGGGTCCCCGAACCAATCACTGCCGGATTCTGCTTGATGACAAGCCGGTCGATCTCGGGAAGAAGACTGTGCGCCAACTTGCCGCCGCCGACCAGCCAGATGTCATTGCCTT
This genomic window contains:
- a CDS encoding metallophosphoesterase family protein; the encoded protein is MSSDSAGNPTDASNADVAEMTDTAKSSDSQGADDFAPVPGRWYKHIAIRVAVRIAIAILGAVLGVLIGGHTTAEIGPMTVNAQLTFGWGGATVNIPPLGALNVDAYDGPLNLDMTVLQIDEKKATQVVNGGASLDQLTSEIGSDVRSAIIELLVQSMIWAIVGAAAMSLLVFRRTRDVFISAGTSIALVLATLAFGYATFDAKKLQEPRYTGLLTQAPALFGDAEHLADKFADYRKSLVKLVQNVSTLYAAVSTLPANPANSDVIRVLHVSDMHLNPAGFDLVKNLTKQFNIDFIVDTGDLVDWGSAPEDQLLNQIGGYGVPYVYVRGNHDSTTTQAKVTSEPNAVVLDNSLTEVGGLTIAGIGDPRFTPDLTTSYSKTEKQLLSDTTKKLKTTIDESKTTPDMVLIHDPEPANILKDSTPLILAGHKHKRSVKALDKDTLLMVEGSTGGAGLRGLEGEKPTPLEADVLYFDKKTKELQAYDEITVGGLGLTQVSIERKVAPVAGKEAEKSAESAASESAGSSSGESGGSGGSSGSGGSSEPSTPKPTDSQPAPASPGG